The following are encoded together in the Parabacteroides chongii genome:
- a CDS encoding amino acid permease: MGLFIKKPLAALQAEANESGSKTLKRVLGPWSLVALGVGVIIGAGLFSITGTVAAGYTGPAITLSFAIAALGCCFAGLCYAEFASMIPVAGSAYTYSYATMGELIAWIIGWDLVLEYTVAATTVSISWSRYLVVFLEGLGIHLPHALTACPWDGGIVNIPAFLIVVLMSIFLIRGTEGSSIFNGIIVFLKVSVVLVFVALGWKYIQTDNYVPYIPANTGTLGEYGFSGVLRGAAIVFFAFLGFDAVSTAAQEAKNPKRDMPIGILVSLLVCTILYMLFAHVMTGVAHYSQFSGQEGIAPVAVAISHMGHADVAGVIQPDYPWLNKAIVLAILFGYCSVIMVTLLGQSRVFLSMSRDGLLPPFFSHINEKFRTPARSNFLFMLLVGLLAAFVPAQVAGEMTSIGTLFAFTLVCAGVLVVRKTMPDVQRAFKTPLVPFVPVAGIVTCLCMMLFLPADTWIRLVLWMLIGLDIYACYGIKHSKLEYMQQHRRGNLSLNMIGITLSVLCVITGLWHQQTVGWDESKVLLIISFVFAFTHLPFYMIRIWKGTTQA; encoded by the coding sequence ATGGGATTATTTATAAAGAAACCGTTAGCCGCCTTGCAGGCGGAAGCCAACGAATCGGGCAGTAAAACACTCAAACGGGTATTAGGCCCCTGGAGCCTGGTCGCCCTGGGCGTAGGGGTTATCATCGGAGCCGGACTATTCTCCATTACCGGAACCGTTGCTGCCGGATATACCGGACCTGCCATCACCTTATCATTCGCCATCGCTGCACTTGGCTGCTGTTTTGCCGGACTATGTTATGCTGAATTTGCCTCCATGATTCCGGTTGCCGGAAGTGCCTATACCTATTCATACGCCACTATGGGAGAACTGATCGCCTGGATTATCGGGTGGGACCTTGTTCTTGAATATACGGTAGCGGCGACAACGGTCAGTATCAGTTGGAGCCGGTATCTGGTCGTCTTCCTCGAAGGGTTGGGGATTCATCTGCCGCATGCTTTAACGGCTTGTCCGTGGGATGGCGGTATTGTCAATATCCCGGCATTCCTGATCGTTGTCCTGATGAGTATCTTCCTGATCCGGGGAACGGAAGGAAGTTCGATCTTCAACGGGATTATCGTATTTCTGAAAGTTTCTGTTGTATTGGTCTTTGTCGCTTTGGGCTGGAAATATATTCAGACAGACAATTACGTTCCTTATATTCCGGCTAATACAGGAACGCTGGGAGAATATGGGTTCTCGGGAGTCTTGCGTGGAGCTGCCATCGTATTCTTTGCTTTCCTCGGCTTCGATGCCGTATCGACCGCTGCACAGGAAGCAAAAAATCCGAAACGGGATATGCCTATCGGTATTCTTGTTTCGCTGCTGGTCTGCACGATCCTTTACATGCTCTTTGCACATGTGATGACCGGAGTGGCGCACTACAGCCAGTTCAGCGGGCAGGAAGGCATTGCACCTGTTGCCGTAGCGATCTCCCACATGGGGCATGCAGATGTTGCCGGAGTGATACAGCCGGATTATCCGTGGCTGAATAAGGCGATCGTACTGGCTATCCTGTTCGGTTACTGTTCGGTCATCATGGTTACGTTATTGGGACAAAGCCGTGTATTCCTGAGTATGAGCCGCGACGGGCTGTTGCCTCCGTTCTTCTCGCATATCAATGAGAAATTCCGCACGCCGGCACGCAGTAATTTTCTGTTTATGTTGCTGGTCGGATTGCTTGCCGCATTCGTTCCTGCACAGGTTGCGGGAGAAATGACCAGTATCGGTACCTTGTTCGCTTTTACATTGGTTTGTGCCGGTGTACTGGTGGTAAGAAAGACGATGCCGGATGTGCAGCGGGCTTTCAAGACACCGCTCGTACCGTTCGTGCCGGTTGCAGGTATCGTCACCTGTCTTTGTATGATGCTTTTCCTGCCTGCCGATACCTGGATCCGCCTCGTGTTATGGATGCTTATCGGACTTGACATCTATGCATGCTACGGTATCAAACATAGCAAACTGGAATATATGCAACAGCACCGCAGAGGAAATCTGTCACTCAATATGATTGGGATAACCTTATCGGTATTATGTGTGATCACCGGGTTGTGGCATCAGCAGACGGTCGGTTGGGATGAGAGTAAGGTGTTGCTGATCATTTCATTTGTCTTTGCATTTACCCACCTGCCATTCTATATGATCAGGATATGGAAAGGGACGACACAAGCGTAG
- a CDS encoding GtrA family protein: MKESVRIFRFIIVGTLNALITALVIWVLMSGIGCNYLWSNIAGYVAALINNFCWSKYWIFSSRSGKFEREIPLFLVAFGCAYGLQFLSLLLMVEIGDMNEYLAQFLGMFVYGAVNFTMNKRLTFRRMEG, translated from the coding sequence ATGAAAGAATCGGTACGGATATTCCGTTTTATCATTGTGGGGACACTGAATGCACTTATTACCGCCCTGGTTATCTGGGTGCTGATGAGTGGCATCGGCTGTAATTACCTATGGTCGAACATTGCCGGATATGTAGCTGCGTTGATCAATAACTTTTGCTGGAGCAAGTACTGGATATTCTCTTCCCGTAGCGGAAAGTTCGAACGGGAGATTCCTCTTTTCCTCGTTGCTTTCGGATGTGCCTATGGCCTTCAGTTCCTGTCTCTGCTACTGATGGTGGAGATCGGAGACATGAATGAATACCTGGCACAATTCCTGGGCATGTTCGTTTACGGAGCCGTCAATTTCACGATGAACAAACGGCTCACTTTTAGGAGAATGGAGGGATAA
- a CDS encoding LytR/AlgR family response regulator transcription factor has product MNCIIVDDEPLGRKAIQLLVQDTPALSLCGSFGDAVSAGKFMQASPVDLVFLDIKMPGVNGLEFARTIPSETLVIFITAYAEYALDSYEVDAIDYLVKPIEIERFKRAVQKAHAYHSLLKTDNSKNQVESVSADHIFVKAERRYFRIQLKNILFIEGLKDYVVIQTPEQRIVTKMNLKSIHEMLPKDVFLRTNKSYIVNSDHIDSFDNNDVFIGKYEISIGNSYRDAFFEKFFMKNNSTD; this is encoded by the coding sequence ATGAATTGTATCATTGTAGATGATGAACCATTGGGCCGCAAGGCCATCCAACTGTTGGTACAGGATACACCGGCGTTGTCTTTGTGCGGGAGTTTCGGGGATGCTGTTTCTGCGGGTAAGTTTATGCAGGCAAGCCCGGTCGACCTGGTCTTTCTCGACATCAAGATGCCCGGCGTGAACGGCTTGGAGTTTGCCCGGACAATCCCGTCTGAAACACTCGTGATCTTCATTACCGCCTATGCGGAATATGCCCTCGACAGTTATGAAGTGGATGCGATCGACTATCTGGTGAAGCCGATCGAGATCGAACGTTTCAAACGGGCGGTACAGAAAGCCCATGCCTATCATTCTTTGTTGAAAACGGACAACAGCAAAAACCAGGTGGAATCGGTCTCTGCCGATCATATCTTTGTGAAAGCGGAGCGGCGTTATTTCAGGATACAGCTGAAAAATATCCTGTTCATCGAAGGTCTGAAGGATTATGTCGTGATACAGACACCCGAACAGCGGATCGTGACGAAGATGAATCTGAAGTCGATCCATGAGATGCTCCCGAAGGATGTTTTTCTACGGACAAACAAGTCGTATATCGTTAATTCCGACCATATTGATTCGTTTGATAACAACGATGTATTCATCGGAAAGTATGAAATATCGATAGGCAACAGTTACCGGGATGCCTTTTTCGAGAAGTTTTTTATGAAGAATAATTCCACGGATTAA